Below is a window of Halomonas sp. Bachu 37 DNA.
ATCAATAACGTGGGCATCGTCGCTCCGGCGTTGATCGAAGAAGCGCAGCTCGAGGATTTCGACAAGTTGATGCACCTGAACGTACGTTCGGCGCTGGTCTGCACCCAGGCTCTGTTGCCCTCCATGAAAGCTTCCGGCATGGGGCGTATCGTGCTGAATACCAGCCGCGTGGTACTGGGCAAGGAAGCGCGCACCATCTACAGCGCCACCAAGGGCGCGCTGCAGTCCATGGCGAGGACCTGGGCACTGGAGCTGGCGCAACACGGCATTACCGTCAATTGCGTCGCCCCCGGGCCCATCGCCACCAGCGCCTTCTGGCAGAACAACCCACCGGATTCCGAACGCGCCCGGCGCATCATCGACAACATCCCGCTAAAGCGCATGGGCCAGCCCGAGGACGTGGCCCAGGCGATCAGTTTCTTCTGCGATGAGCGTAGCGGCTTCATCACCGGACAGACTCTTTTCGTCTGCGGCGGTGTCACGGTCGGCTAGGCGGATGCCTAGCCGGGGGCGCCTAGCCGGGGGCGCCTAGCCGAGGCTTTTACTTCACCACACCTTTTTGCCGCAGGGCGCTGATCTGTGCAGCGTCCTTGTGAAGCAGGCGCTCCAGCACGCTATCGGTATCCTCGCCCAGGCGCGGGGGCGGCTTGCGGTACTCCAAGGGCGTCCGTGAGAACTTGGTAGGATTGGCCACGCCGGGCACCACACCACTATCCGTCTCCAGTTCCACTTTCATGCCCCGGGCCCGCACTTGGGGGTCGTCGAATACCTGTGCGATATTCTGGATCGGCCCGCAGGGAACGCTGATGGCGCCCAGCATCTCGATCCATTCGCGGCTGGTACGGGTGCGGGTGATCTCCACCATGATCGGCACCAGGTCGAGCCGATGTCTGACCCGCTCGGGATT
It encodes the following:
- a CDS encoding SDR family NAD(P)-dependent oxidoreductase, translated to MSQDAAQSNGTQDHRTQDHCAVVTGGARNIGQAIALRLQQDGYHVIVVDIVEPEADSLKAEARLVDLADADATRRAMEEIAAHHTVTRLINNVGIVAPALIEEAQLEDFDKLMHLNVRSALVCTQALLPSMKASGMGRIVLNTSRVVLGKEARTIYSATKGALQSMARTWALELAQHGITVNCVAPGPIATSAFWQNNPPDSERARRIIDNIPLKRMGQPEDVAQAISFFCDERSGFITGQTLFVCGGVTVG